The sequence GGATGCTTGGAGGAATAACTAATAGAagtttttccttctttccttttagGTCTcatcaataaccataaaaacgtCCATGGAAATGCACCAGTTCCCCCACCTACTCAGTGGCGGAATCCCAGGCCCTCTGCCTTTAGCAGCCAAGGTGCATTCTCTGCTAGATATGCCCAGCAAACCCAGAGAGATTTTCTTCCTCGCCAGAGCAGTCCTAATTCCTGGAGAAAGAAATACTCTCTAGTCAACGTGCCCCCTCGGCCAACGCTTTGTTCAGGAAGCAGCGTTTCTGCTAATGCTTCATGGAACAGCGAGAGCCACGCAAGCTCTGAGGCGACTGAGCCACAGACAGTGTTTCCAGGAAGAAGCACAGGCTTCAAGGCAGGTGGTAACGTTGTTGTTGGAGTGCAGGCTGGCTCGGCAGCAGGCAGCGCTGCCGTCCTAGgatcccagcagagctcttcagaagcATCAGAGGGCCCAGCTGTGTCTAGAGGATGCGTGAGCAGCACTGCTTGGCCTTTGGATGTTGGATCAAAAAGGAACAAAGGACGGTGTGTCTCAACCATGCCTCGCTCTGCAAGTTGCAAGGCCTTTGCTAGGGTTGGGGACTGCGTGCCTGCAGTGTGTCGGAAAGGGCTTGCTCTTCAGGGTGTATCAGAACTGGGCCCTGACTTGTGCAGGACTATCAGTGAGACTGCCGTTTCGTTGAAATCTGAGCCTCAGCAGCAGCCTTTAACCTTGCCTGATCGTAAATCGAGTGGTCCGTCAGGGACAAAGAGCCCAGCCTTGCAGGTTCCAGCTCTGCGTAGTTCACAATATACTTCTGCAGCAACAGACAAACCCAGCCCGTTAAGGACGGCTGGTAAGTTTGTTGCTCATTCAACTTGGGAAGCTCCTTCAGCTGTTGGGGTGAGCCTTTCTAAGGACAAGCATTCAGTACCTGCTCTCCAAAGAGCTCCCACCTTGCCAGCCTCCATCAGATCTCCAAGGTTCAGGAAAACCAACTACACATGGGTGGCCAATCCAAGCAAATCCCCCCGTGCTGTGAAAAGATTGGCTACTTCCAGAGCCTCTGAAAGTGTGCGCAAGACTGCTGTGGGAGCAGAGAGAGGTCCCAAGTTACTTCCGAGGGGGGATTTGGGATCAAAACAAAAGAAATCCAATGTGCCGTCCAAGCTGGGGATTTCTTCCAGCCAATACAAGTGGAAGGCATCTGGTCCCCAACCTTCTCCTTCCACATCCACCTCTGCATTCACATGGCAGCGTAAGGAAGGTGATTGGGCAGGAGTTTCCCCCTTCATGGGAGCTAGCACTTCCCTTCAGACTGTGAGACATGGGCCTCTGGGTCACGGCAACCCAAGACCATCCTCTGGGAATACTTCCTTTTTTAGTTACAAATTGAAGAGCTGGACTAAAATTATCAAGAGAAGGGGGAATGCCTGGTAAGTTATTGATCGTGTTGAGAGAAAGTTCCAAGACTTTGCCTACAGTTAGGGTTGCCACTCCAATTTTGCTGCTAGAGTAAATTACACACTTTAGAAGACCAAACTGCCTTTTTAAATGAATGACAAAATTTGGAATGAGCTCTTTTGGGGATTGGGGAAGAGAGGTCACATGGATCGTACGTCTGGGGCATTAGATGTGTCAGTGTAGGTGAAGTGGTAATAACATTTAATGATGATCTGCAAAGGCATGACAATTGTGGTAGGACCCATCGGAGCTGGAAAAAATTTCCATAACTTTTTACCTGTCATAGTCAGATTGCTAACAGTTCATATATTACCTGGAATTTTTTTTCTGGCCTGAGGTCCAGAGCCTTGGGCATACCTTTTAATGGAAGAATCCAGAAGGGCCTGTACCATTTCAGAATTCAGGTATGAGATTGTATGTTTGTTTCTGATGTGGGGTATCATTAATTCTTCCTATAAAAAGGTTAGCATGCCAGGGTGGAGGACTGTAGCCTAGATTATTCCCTGGTGTATTATTGTCCATGTGCAAGGAACAGTCAGGCAAGTGATCCTTCACCTGCATGAGGTTTTGCAGTGGTTGCCTTTGAATGTCTACTCTTGACACAGCCCATAGTTCTTTCTTGTGGCCCTGAGACCTGAATCCTCCGCCTCCATGCACTTGTTCTctacctcccctcccccacctgatGTTCTTTGATTCTAGCTTGTAGGATTAGACAGGTAGGTCAAAATTTGTACAACTTATGTCTGCAACAAGAATCAAATGACATTCAGTTTGCTAGTGAATATTGGTGCAATTTATTGCAACCACCACAACATgaggttttaaaaaacattttagtgCAGCGTTGGAAAGATGGGCAAACACCTGTGATAATCTGACCAGCGCCTAGCACGCTTCTGGTAATGAGCTGTGTTTTCTTACTGCTCATTAGTATGCTGAACATATAACTGCCATGGCCCTGCCACATTGGACTTTGTTAGATGGGCGAGAAGGGTCTGGAAGTGTGGGGAGATCAGTGGGTAAAACTCCACGCAGCTTTCCATGTGAATGGAATGGCTGGAAACATTCCTTCAGCTGTGTGGAGCCCTTATCGCATGGAAAGGGTTTTTGTTGGGAGCCCCAAAAGTATGAGGCTGCTGTATGAATCTGCTCACGGACCAGGTGTGATACGGTTGAGGACAACAGTTACACCTTGGTGAGTGCTTCTGTTGTCCTTCCAGCTCTCCAGCTGACAAGAGGAGTGCCTCCTTCCCCACCGTGCTTCTGAAAAGCCGCTATTCTCTCAGGAAAAGGAACTGTTCCAGAGGAAGGTCCTCACCCACAGCCAGGAGAGCTGGGTCAAAAGGCCTGGTACACATTAGCAAGCACAGGCTGCGCCGGTTGCCAGCATCCCGGgtccaccttttggccaaagaagGTAAGAACAGACTTGGAAATACATTGATTGTTTTCTTTCCGTACCAGTACTTGCCTTGGGAACTGCAAGGGAAGTTTCTCCTTTTGGTCTGGGATGCTAACTCTAGTTGGAGAATGGCAGCCCTGTGAGGGATGCAAGGCTCTTTCTCTGACAAAGATTTCAGAActggattgttgttgtttgtcttGGTCTGGTGGCCTGGCCCACAGCTGCCATACACATGCGAGGTTTTTCCTGGGAAGCTGGCAGCTTGAGCCGCCTCTGTGCCTGTCCAGCTTAGCCGAAGTGTAACTTCTTCTGGTTGCTTGGCGTATTCCGTGTCTTGGCTTCATCAGCCTTGTTCACCTCCTCTACCCTCTCCTCACCTGACCCGGATCCATGAGTTGTTCTAAATAGCTTTTTGCGTAGAAGACTCTCTCATATCTCTGTCATGCATTTCCCAAATAAGGGTTGGATTCGGTAGCTGCCCTCTTCCAGTGTGTGTgcgtggctgagaggcagtgtagtgtaatggttagacTAGAGTGTTGGAGTAGGAAGCCAAGGTTTAAATCCTCACTTGGCTCTAATGATCACTGAATGGTCTTGGACTAGCCTTGTGCTCGGTCAGCCTAATCTGCCATACAGGATTAAAAGGAGCGTGGGAGGACAATGTGCAGCCACCGGAAGCTTCTCGAGGACAAGtgaataaaaacagtaaataATTCGAGAGTTCATGCAGCAAAGGCCCTTGCTCGAGATCATGGCTCAGTGGTATGTTTCAGAAGTGTGCCTTGGACAGAGTATTGGACTCTTCAAGCATATCCCTGTAGGCCGCTTTTGAAAAGTTGGGAAATTCAAAAAACCACTTTGGGACACTTGGTGGTGATGTGCTTTGACAAGAGTGTGTAAAAATAATTGTGGTGTGCTTTTGTCCAGATTGTGCTCACTGGGCAAACTCATTGGCTGTTTATCAGGATTGTGAGAAGCTGGTCTTTCTCATCTGGCTTTCTGCTCTCTTCTTGAAGTGGGAAAAAATGGATGATTGCTGAATATCTAGCTAATGAAAAGGCTTGCGTTATTGTTGAAGCAGACTTTGCCCCTTATTTGAAGGTCCAGCATCACCTTGTAAAGAGGTCACTCGATTGCCTAGAGTGCTGGCTGCATCACATTTCCACTCTTTCTCCAAATCTTAACATAACCAGTATGGGGagttgaggtgtgtgtgtgtggggggggcacagcTGAGGTGCCCGTGCCTGTTCCTTCCTGAATTTCAAGGATGCTGCACTCTAAGGTGTGCGGAATGGGAgtgaattgtattttactgatccAAGAGCTTCCTGGAATGTATGGGAGGAGGAGTGTAAAGCagacttcctcaacctggtgccctccagatgttttgggctataactcccatcagccccagctagcacgaccttgctcccatcagccccagcatcatatggccatgctggctggggctgatgggagttgtagtcccaaacagctGGAGAGGCCAGGCTGGGAAAGCTAAAGTGAAGCCATCATCTACACTTACTTATAAAAGCCTGTTAGGGGTTGgccctaatttttatttttattaaaaaaaacctgccatAAGCGTTAGATGCAAATGTCAAAGTGCCATGTGTATTTCCAAATGGAGTCTAGAAATGGTTCAGATTGCTCCAAGATGTTAAATTCCTCTTGTTGAATTAATCTAAATAAAAAAAGCCAATAACACTCATAACACTGTTTATTAAATCAAAGCAATAGTGCTCTGTTTTGCGTGTCTGACAAAGTTAAGAAAACTAACAACATAATaaagttttggtttttttaaaaaaaggaacaaagTTACGATGTGTATTGCACTTTGCCATTCATGAATCTCCGTTGTCGTTGTTGCATGTTAATCTGTTGGTAGCTAGGTATATTAGTCAGGCAGACTTTTAACTGGGAAGTGCATATGTTGGAAGTGTCACCTTGGAATTTCTTGGCAATTGAGTAGTTTTTTGCTATGTCTATATTATAACATGTTTAAGGGTTGGCCAGGTGCTAAATACTTGTGATCTTCAGGCAGTTTCACAGTTCACTGTattttgtgagagccagtgtggcatagtggttaaggtgttggactacgacctgggagagcagggttcaaatccccacacagccatgaagctcactgggtgacctgggccagtcactgcctctcaccctcatgaaaaccctattcagagggtcgccataagtcgggatcgacttgaagggagtacATTTCCTTCCTTTTCATACTGTAGTTTAGGATCATGACTTCTTCCCAAACTGGTCATCATAGTTTCCCGCCCTGGGAAACTGGGGGATAATTGGAGGCTTCTGATTTGATTGCTCTTGTGGGAAGACAAGAGTGAAGGGTCCTTGCATAAGGGCAAAAGGTTTGTTCATATATCAGTTTATTAAGCAGAGATAGGATTGTCTCAAGTGGGCCACTGTATTTTGTAGTAATGAATTAAGTTGCAAGCCTAaccacatttatctgggagtaagccccattgaattacttctgagtagacatggttaggattacatcCTTCGTTATAACTTGAGAGACTTGGCAAAAGGAAGACATAATTGAGTGGTAGTTCACACTCCATAAACAGTACATTAAAATAGTTATTGTGGCTCAGTAGGTGCAAAGAGATGGAATGAGGCTGACtgatatgtttttattctctcatgttgtgtgtgtgaatgtgttaaGATCACATCTGCATTTGGATTTATGGAAGCAGTATAGTATGCAAAGCTGAAACCTGTGAATGTTGCTTCCCATTGGATAAAATGGGAGATCGGGAAGGGGGTATATTTCACAAGTTGCATTGTCTTCATGAATGCAGATTCAAGGCAGACATCTTCTAGTTCCTCACCCTCCAAAACCTGCTTCAATGTGACACAGTGTCCCCAGAGCCTTCACCTGGGCTCCTCTAGAGATTTGAGGGTGCCTTTTGGGCAGCAGGTGGTGAGAGGTGGGCAGCTAGCTCAATTTGTCTTCCCTTGTGGACACGCAATTCTGAGAATCCCCCACTGCCGTTTCTGCAGTTTAGGACAGGCTGTCGTGGCGGTTGGCCAAGTGGCAAGGGTCCACCTTGACACAGAGCCTGCTATCAGCAGCAATATTTTGCCCTAGGGTGAGTGGGTGAAGGCTGCCTCTCCTCACACTCTCCCTGGAGTTCCAGAATGTTATGTAGAGGTGGACTGTTAACAGGAGATTATCTTAAAATGCTGTTGACAAGCTGCGTTCTGACTAGCTTAGATGAGAATCGTTCAACGAATTGATTTTACTCTTCATGCAAATTACAACTTCTGGCATGCCCTTTAAAGAGATTTGAAATAACCTTGCAATTTATCATCCAAGATCTGGCATCCTTATATGACACTTACATATGTTACTCTTTCATATgtctgatatatttatttatttatttattatttcatttatatcccacccttcctcccagcaggagctcagggtggcaaacaaaagcactaaaaacactttaaaacatcataaaaacagactttaaaatacattaaaacaaaacaactttaaaaacattttttaaaaagctttgaagacatcttttttaaaaaaaggttaaaaaaggcttgttgaaagaggaaggtcttctgtaggccccccaaaaataacagagatagcgcctgtctaatatttaaggggagggaattccacagggtcggtgccactacgctaaaagtccgtttcctatTTTGTGGGGAag is a genomic window of Rhineura floridana isolate rRhiFlo1 chromosome 1, rRhiFlo1.hap2, whole genome shotgun sequence containing:
- the ZC3H3 gene encoding zinc finger CCCH domain-containing protein 3 gives rise to the protein MEEREQLRRQIRLLQGLINNHKNVHGNAPVPPPTQWRNPRPSAFSSQGAFSARYAQQTQRDFLPRQSSPNSWRKKYSLVNVPPRPTLCSGSSVSANASWNSESHASSEATEPQTVFPGRSTGFKAGGNVVVGVQAGSAAGSAAVLGSQQSSSEASEGPAVSRGCVSSTAWPLDVGSKRNKGRCVSTMPRSASCKAFARVGDCVPAVCRKGLALQGVSELGPDLCRTISETAVSLKSEPQQQPLTLPDRKSSGPSGTKSPALQVPALRSSQYTSAATDKPSPLRTAGKFVAHSTWEAPSAVGVSLSKDKHSVPALQRAPTLPASIRSPRFRKTNYTWVANPSKSPRAVKRLATSRASESVRKTAVGAERGPKLLPRGDLGSKQKKSNVPSKLGISSSQYKWKASGPQPSPSTSTSAFTWQRKEGDWAGVSPFMGASTSLQTVRHGPLGHGNPRPSSGNTSFFSYKLKSWTKIIKRRGNACSPADKRSASFPTVLLKSRYSLRKRNCSRGRSSPTARRAGSKGLVHISKHRLRRLPASRVHLLAKEGSSFLVSNPTANKVVNTRYRIVKKTVTSPSSCAASFSSPVHGWKSRRVSTSRSLVLNCPCHSSPGSKSQALQHRWRNKGLRCIGGVMYRVSANKLAKTSTSPAKSGEVASRGHGRAARLDSAYSTPGYSPSGCPSRSTTSRYIASRAVQRSLAIIRQAKQKKEKKKKKEYCMYYNRFGKCNRGERCPYIHDPEKVAVCTRFLRGTCKKTDGTCPFSHKVSKDKMPVCSYFLKGICNNSDCPYSHVYVSRKAEVCSDFLKGYCPLGEKCKKKHTLVCLDFSKHGVCPKGSQCKLLHPQRKRLARQPNATDSVQPVYSAPKLGRPADQTSRKEDNEETAGPSGSERERTVWNPEIPLQTSKLTKLPSFISLRSPSTSPSEEDRKPERDRSGEDAGRPLQIKPRL